The DNA sequence CGCAGGTGGAGGTCAGCGTGGAGAGCTGCATCCTGGGCATCTTTGAGCAGTGGGTGGTCTTCGACTTTGGCCAGCGCCCCGTGCTCATGCAGAAGCTCAGGGTGAGGGTGGGCCGGCAGGAGGCCCCCCAGCACGTCCCCAGCACCAGGGAGAGCGCCCGCCCCGTCAACTTTGTGCGCTGGGATCGCGGCAACCGCATCATCGTTCCCAGCATGCCAAGGACTGCAGaagacatggagctgctggcaaAGTACAAACCTCCTGCTCTGGCACTGGATTACCAAAGTGAGAGTAGGGAAGTCGTTCCCATCACCCGGCTCAACTATCGGGAGAGGATGCATAGATTCCTCTTCCATGAGGAAGAAGCTGAGCAGGCTCTGATTGCCAAGTAAGTGCCAGATGTGAATCTTTTTGGAGATCCCCTTCACTAGGGACCACAAGCCTGTTGCTAACCTTTGGGGCCATGCTGCTCCTGGGGTCTTCTGTTCATTCTGGGTTGGGTCTTGTGGTGCCTTTCCAGAAAACTGGAAACAAGAAGCATGGCTTGCTGGGTCTCATCCTGTGGCCATGGATTAGCTAGAGCATGATTTCTCTCTGTATGTGCTTGGGGGGCTGGCAGACCCTCTCTGGGTGTAGATGGCAATCCCCTCTCCATGGAGGAggtcccagcagctgccagatcctttctctgctcttcaTTTGGGTGTTTCCTCCTTTCAGACTCAACCTGCGTGTGCTCATCTCGCTGACCCCCATGCTGCAGAGCCTCTCCATGGGGGCGAAGTTTGCTCTCTCTGGGGAGCTGTTTGCTGAAGTGCCTACCCCTTACAACCTCTCACCAGACACGGACGAGGGGTACCTGCTCAGCAGGTCTGTGCCCACCGCCTTCCTGGCGCTTGACCCGCCTGTGGACAATCGGGTTTATGAAGTTTTTGTGGAGCATAAAGCCACCACAGAGAAGACCATCTGGCTACAGATACCAAGCAGATGCTGCTTGGAGCTGAACTTCAAGGCAGACACCTCCCATAAGGTGGAGATCCAGTTCCAAATAGACCAGCTGCTGTTCCGGCAGTGGCACCAAGCTGTGGACAGCCTGTTGGATGAGAAGCTGGTCCTGCCAGATGTTGCCAGTTGCTCCATCCCCTACTCTCTTGGGTCCCCACAGAGAGGGAACAGCAAGCAGAAACAAGCCATCTCCTTCATCACGGGCCAGCCGACCACCAGCCGGCAGGTCCCACCTCTGCTCATCTATGGGCCCTTCGGCACAGGGAAGACATTCACCTTGGCCATGGCCACCTTGGAGATCCTCAGGCAGCCCAACACACGCGTGCTgatctgcacacacacaaacaggtTAGCAGGGAAGAAGCAGTGAGAACTGTGGGCAAGCTGGTGCATTGCTAACTGAGGGGGTGAAGGGGAGTCAGGGTGTATGAGACAGAGTTGAGCTGCGCTTTTCTCAGTGTGCACTTcagttgctttttaaattaaattagtttttgTTGAATTTGTCTTAAACTGCTCTACTTCCTGTTAGGAGGAAGTCTAGCATGGGTGGAAGTCTTTGTGGAAGAGCCAATGCAGACTTACAGAATCcctgaatggtttgggttggaaaggacattACAGCTTGTCCTGCTCCAAAGCCTTCCCCTAGGCCgcgttgctccaagccctgtctatcctggccttgagcacttcacATATTCCTGCCTCGTCATAAAATGGGAATGTGGATGGAGAGAGAGTTCTCTCCAGCCTTTACTGTGTACTCCAAGAAGTAGAAAGCTGCTGCCTGTCCATGCTGGGATAATGTTGTGCTCTAGTTGCCCTTGAAGGCTGTTTGGCTCTGTATGCCAATCTATTGACTTTTCCAGGGAGAGTTTGGGGAAGAGAAAATGCAGATCTGGTCTGAATGCCATTGGATCTGCCTTCAGAGAAACCAGGCCAAGACTGTTAAAATTAGAGCAGTTACACTGAAAAGAGTGTCCACATCTGATCCTGCGGGCTGTTGCTGGCTGCCTCAGTTTTAATGCATAATAGATGGTGACTGCTAATCTTAGCCTGTTCCAGGCTGTTTGCTTGCACGGAAGCTTCTCCTGTAGGTCTTGTCTCAccaggggatggggatgctTTGCTGTCAGAGGAGAGCTCCTTGTCActtggccctgcacagcatcAGGGGCACAGCTTTTGTGAGGCACATCACATTTTTCCATAAGAGTGTCAAGAGTTGTCGTAGTCTCAAATACCAACTCCTATTTTAAATCATGCTGTTGAAAGAGGCTGGGAATTGGTGACTGCGTAGGCACCCACTCCTTTGTGCAGTTGTGAATGTCTGCTGTGACAAGTGTGGTGTCACCAGAGCCAGGAGAGAAACTGCATGAGCGTTGCAGAATGATGAGAGAGAACTTTGTGTTGCAGAATTTAAGAACAGCACCGACGATTCCTTGACGCTTTTCCCTTTTGCTCCCCTGCAGCGCTGCTGACATTTACATCCGGGAGTATTTCCACAGCTACGTGACCTCGGGGAACCCCTGGGCCGTTCCCCTGCGGATCATGTACACGGACCGGCCCGTCAGCACCATGGACCCCATCACCCAGATGTACTGCTGCCTCTCGCCGGACCAGCGCTCCTTCCGCCGCCCCACGCCGGCCGAGATCGACAAGCACCGCATCATCATCACCACCTCCATGCTGTCCAAGGACCTGAAGGTGCGCCCTGGCTACTTCACCCACATCATGATCGACGAGGCCGCGCAGATGCTGGAGTGCGAAGCTTTGGTTCCGCTCTCCTACGCCACTTTCAAGACCCGCATTGTCCTGGCTGGGGACCACATGCAGATAACCCCAAAGCTGTTCTGTGTTGGGGGTGGGCAATCTGCTGATCACACCCTCCTGAACCGGCTCTTTCAGTTCTACCAGAAGGAGACGCATGAGGTGGCCAAGAAGAGCAGGATCATCTTCAATGAGAATTACCGTTCCACCGCCGGCATCATTGAGTTCATCTCCAAGCATTTCTACGTCGGCAAGGGCAACGCTATCCACGCCAGTGGGaacatcccaccccaccccgaAATTTATCCCCTCGTGTTCTGCCATGTGTCTGGTGTGGCTGAAAGGGATATCTCCATGATTTCTTGGCAAAACATCTCTGAGATAATGCAAGTGGTTGAGAAAGTGAAGGAGATCTATCAGAGGTGGCCAGATGAGTGGGGTGTCCGGGATCTGAAGAAGATCTGTGTGGTCTCCCATGGGACACAGGTACCTAGAGGAATTCTGCATTCCACCTGAGGGGGCTATGCCTGCACTGCTGACTAAACACTCCCTAAGAAAGACCCTTTTAAtctatttatttgtatttgtgcTAGTAAAAGTAGGAAATCTGGGGTCTCCTGTGCCTTCAGTGTTTTTTTGAGCACTCTCCGTTTAGGTAGAGTGTCTTGGGTGGTTGGAGCAGAGATGGTGGGATGGCTTAGTTAAACACTTCTATCAGCATCTTCTAGGCAGGTTAATTACAGAGCAGtgggagctctggctgaagtCAGCCCACATGTGTGGCTGCTTTCAAGTAGTTTGGGAaacctgcagctgggcaggatgAGGGACTCTGGTGTTTGGTGGGTGGCCTTTCTGAGCTGAGATCAGTTGTGCCTCTTTCTTACCAGGTTTCTGCAACAAGacaagagctgaggaaaaagCAGCTACAAGAAGTGGTGGTGGAAAACTATGAAAATTTGCCAGGTTTGTGTTTTGTGCAACAGTCCCTCATGCCTGGCTGCATTTTGGGGTCTTCTGTGTGAGAGTCATACACAGCTTTTGCAGTCATGCTGGTGGACATGAGGGTCCATAGCAACTACAGCCACGGGGTAACAGGCAGGGGGAAGAGACACTGGGGTGTTAGCAGAGGAGTTTCCAACACCTTTACATTTTCCTCCTTGTTAACACGCGAAATATTGGCTGTTGTTGTGGAAAAATACCTCTCTGGGAGGTGCTGCCAGACAGAGCTCCCCTGCCCTCTCAGTGTCTCTGCCACCACCACAGTCCCAGTTAGGAGGGAGTGCCTGGAACTCCTTTGGCTGATTTCCATACCCTTCTGGTTGGTAGAGCTTTGATTTTGTCTTTTCCTGCGTGAATAAGATTTCTCACTGAATTAAATCTCTGCCCAGTTGATTACTCATTTCAAATATATGGACTTTGCTTTGTAGGAGGGTAGAAACCCTCTAAGTGCCATCCTAGAGACTTGAGTATGTGTGAATCATGTGAAACCCTAAGTACCAGTGAGGGAGGCTAGTGAGAGAAGGGAATTGAAACCAGGATGGGTACCAATCACAGAACAGCTCACTAGAGGAGGAGTCTCCTGCTCTGGATGACAAGAGGCTGGTTTTGTCCTTAGGGACTTAATTTATGACTCATCcgtgtttgttttcttttttttatttttgttttttttttttttttatttttttattgcacagctgggactccTCGTGGTGAGAATAACTGACCCCAGGGGGTGTTTGTGATATCCACACCCTTTCTTTGCAGTCTCTTCCCAGCTCTGACATCACTAGGATGCCTCTTGTTGGTTGTTATTTGTTTTGTGACCAGCAGAGCTCTTcctgaggggagagagggaTCCTTGCAAATGATCACTGCTCTTGTTCCTGAAAGTTCCTCATGGAATTTGAGATTCACAGCAAACTCTACCCCTGTTTGCAAGGaggggctgctggtggcactgggcatGCTGGGCTACTCTGTGGGTGCTTATGGCTGCACTGGTGCAGTGCTCTGCCTTTatcccatctccaggctgtcCTTTCCTCCCTGGTGTGTGGGTGGTGGTGCCTGTGATGTCCACCCTGGTTCATGCACAGAGGATCTCAGGATCCCCATGTTTCGCCAAGCAGGGTTACATCAGTCCATGGCCATGTGACACAGCGTAGGCAGGTGGCAGCCAGGCAAGGTCTTCCCTGCTGGGATCTCATGAGTGACCTTTCCCTTGTCCCCTCTGGTGCAGGGCGTGAGTTTCGGGTCATCATCATCAGCACGGTCCACACCAGCGAGAGCCTGCGCATCTCAGCCTCCCACCACCTCGAGTTCTTCAACGAGGCCAGAGTGCTCAACACCATCATGACCCGGGCTCAGTCGCTGGTGGCTGTGGTGGGGGACGCCGTGGCCTTGTGCTCCCACGGCCAGTGCAGCAAGGTGTGGAAACGGTTCATCCAGCAGTGCATCGACAAGGGGAGCATCTTCCCGGAGAGCCTGACAATGGCTCACATCAAACAGGCTGCGTGCGACAaggagagctggagcaggagcctggagggGGAAAAGGACGACAGCGACGCGGAATCCTCGAGCTCTGACTATGACAGCATGAATGCTGATGATcccatcctgcaggagctcttAGATGAGAGCAAGAACATGCTGGTGACAGTGTCTGATGAAGGGCTGCTGAATGTGAAGGCCGAGGCTTCAAAGCAGTGGAAAGACAAGCGGGAGTACGTCAGCTTCTCCTCTCAGATGATGCAGCAGTACCAGCATATGCACCCCCAAATGTACAAGAGGTGTGAGCTGATCAAAGAGGCGTTCGACAGAGCTTCTGCCTTCACCCTCAATGACTCCCCTGCCATGAACATCCAGATCAAAGGCAGAGTTAACTGTGGGACAGCATTCACTGGGGACGAGGTGCTGGTGGAAATCCTACAGAACAGCACAGGTGATGGCAGCAGCCACCGCCCACAGGGGAGGGTGGTGGGCATCCTGAAACGTGCCGAGAGAGAACCCACCTTCATCTGCATGATGGATGAGTTTGATCCCCGTGTGATGATACCCATCGATCCCACTGTCACCAAAATATTCGTCCCAGGGCTGAAGGAGAAACCCAATGTCATCCCCATCCGCAGGTTTGTCAAGGGGCAGTACAGAGTGGTcagctgtgagaagatcagcCAGGAGATGAGGAGGTGCCAGTTCTTCTGTGTCCAGGTCATCTCCTGGAGGGAAGGGTTTTACTACCCTTTGGGGATAATAACAGAGgtactgcaggcagcactgactttgGAAGAAGGCTTAAAGATCCTCGCCTTGGAGTATGGTTTGGAGAAGAAATACCCGGCTGCTGTCACCAAAGAGTCAGCCAAATACACCTCCAACAACAACATAAACCTCACCAAGGAAGCTCGGAAGGACTGTCGGAATTACATGACCTTCACAATTGACCCTGAAGGTGCCAGGGATTTGGACGATGCCATCAGCGTTAGGGATCTTGGGCGGCACTATGAGATTGGGATCCACATTGCAGATGTGGCTGGCATCATTCCCAAAGGCAGTGCCTTGGACCTGGAAGCAAAGAAGCGAGGTGTCACCTTCTATGCTCCCAAGCAGGAGCCTCTGTGCATGTTCCCACCCAAAATCAGCCAAGATGTCTGCAGCCTCCTGCCGCAGAAAGACCGACGGGTGATCTCCTTGTTTGTCACCGTAGAGAAGGAGACTGATCAGATGCTAAAGGGAATCTTCACCATCTCCGTGATCCGCTCGGACAGGCAGCTGTCCTACGAAGAGGCAGAGCTCTGCATTAAGAACTGCTACAGGGGATCAGCAAAAGCCCTTTGTTTTGATACCCTGGAGGACTGCATTGCTGTGGCTTATCACTTCTCCAGGATCCATCGGAAGTCTCGGCTACAGGAGGACTGTTTCTATGACCGGCTGGATGAGGAAAGTTCCCCAGGTAACAGGGGGTCCCATCAGATGATAGAGGAGTTAATGATCATGTTCAATAGTTTCGTGGCCGAGTTCCTCACCAACCAGGAGGTGACCAGAAATGTCACTCCTCTCCGGTGTCAGTGTGAGCCAAGTCTTGCACAGCTGTCACACATGAAAAACAAGTACAGCCACATCATTCCTTTGTCTATTCATCTCTTGCATCACCTTGGAGAAATGCCTCCTGCTCAAGACTCCCCTAAAAATGTGGAGTTCAGTCTTCTGGGCCCCATCTGGGAGCACCTGCAGTCAGCTGCTAATGCCCGTGACTTCCAGAAGATGCTCGACCTCGTTGTCACTGATGACATCCACCCAAAGCTGGCCCCCGTGGTCCTGGAGTTCAGGAGACTGCTCAGCCGCTCCTACTTCTGTCGCTCCAACTCCACCGTGCAGTCGAAGGCAGGCCATTACTCCCTGCACGTTGACTCCTACACCTGGGCCTCCTCTCCCATCCGCCGGTACATGGACGTGGTGGTGCAGCGGCACCTTCACTCTGTGCTCCGCAAGAAGCCCCTCATCTATTCTGCGGACGACATTGAGTTCCTCTGTCACGACTTCAACAGGAAAAATAGCCAGGCACTGACGTATGAGAAGAGAGCCCACTCCCTGCAGATGGCCAGCCAGCTGAAGGACCAAGTCCTGCAGAAGATTGCCTTTGTAGTGGATATTGAAGAGATGAGCAGGTTCTTTAAAGCCCTGTTTCCCCTGAACAACGAGAGTCTTCCAGATCCGCAGAGAATTAGCTACAGGTCCCttcagctgatagagcagccTGTGTTCATCCAGCAGCGGAGCAGCATCAGGCTGGCCTGGAAGAGGAGGATGTACTCTGCAGAGACAAAGGAGCAGAGCCTGCGGGAAGGACCCCTCTGTGACAAGAGTGTCACTCTCTTCCGCACCCAGAcatggcaggaggtgctgaTGGCCATCAGGAACGAGGAGTTTGACAGGGCTGCATCCCTCCTGCGGCAGAGCAAGGAGCTCTACCACCGGCACATAGGCTGGGTGAGGaagagctcctgctcccactacatggagctgtccctggagctgagCGCCGGCGACGCGCTGTGGTTCCAGCTCACCACCGACATCAGCCGCGGCTTCCTGGTGCCCTTCGTGCAGCTGTGGTGTGTCACACCGGGCTTTGAGGTCTGCCTGCAGCACATGGAGAAGCCAATCGACTGCTTCTCGGCCTACGCCACGCTGCAGTCCAAGGACAAGTACAAGAGCGCGACGGAGTACAACAAGGTGTGGATGCCCATGAGTGCCATGGAGTCTGCGTCGTGTGCCGTGGCCGAGAATGACTCAATTGTCCTCCATGATATTAAAATAAAGTGGGCAAACCAAAGGACGAGCAAAGGACAGCTGCAAGGGAGCTTTGTGGTGAACAAGAAGTGGTTGGAGGACTGCTCCATTGAAGTGGACTTCTTCCACTGTTACCTGTGCATTCGTTTAGGTGGGCTGAAGCTTCCCAAGAGCCCTCAGAGCGATGAGGAAAGCCTCAGCCATGGCCTCCAGAACCTGTCTTTGCTTGACAATGGCAAATCAGAGAACAAACTTGTGGTTGATCCCGATACCTACACCTGGGTGGCTCACGGGGTCACAGAGGAGTTCAACGATGACGAGAAGTTGGACAGGACTGGTCATCAGACTGTGAATTTTTACATCCACTACATGTCTATGGAGACCATCCCTGTGGAGATCTCACAGGACTCTGCAAGGTTCACAGTGGAGCTCATTCCAAAGATGCTGCCAGACATGTAAGTGGGCTCAGCAGTGTGCTTTGGTTAACCTGGCTTCCCACAGGACCCCTCTGCTGCACCCCCAGGGGCTTTCCTCACTGCTGTGGCTGATCCCCTGAAAAACCTGCTCTTATCCTTGCTCTGACTGGCCATCCTGTTGGTCTGTGGGTTTTTGGTGGGGGTGGCAGCACCCTTTGTGCCTGCTTTCCAGAGGGTCTCATTCTCTTCTGGTTGTCCCTGAGAATGGGGAGACAGGGGAAGGTGGTGAAATTTCCCTGAGCACCTGCTTCTTATATTACTGCAATATGTGTTTTAAAAGGCCAAATGAAGCCGTGGAGTGGGATTTGCTTAGTGGAAGAGTTCCCTGATTTCCAAATCATtcccctttgctgctgctgcaaagcaaGTTGTCCTCTTTTTAAATCAGAGCTGGTGTCTAGTTTGCCCTTCCTtgcacacagcacaggctgctaTGCACCCCCAGTGCTGTAGCATTCTCAGGGCAGAATATGCTTCCTTTTGCATTGTGAATTTTAGGAAACATTAGAAGCTAACCCAATAAAAGGGTGTGGGCCATAACAAAACAGACTTGGAAAAGGAGTTGTGTTCCTTGCTCTCAACATCTTTGTGGGCTCAGCTCTTCAGTCAGTTGAGAAATGGTCCCAgatgcagaggagcagaataAGTTTATGTTATTTGTGGTTTAAGTTCTTTATGGAAGGAGCTAATGTAACAACAAAGAGAGTAAGAATAAGTAAGGCAGTTAAGCAAAGCT is a window from the Ammospiza nelsoni isolate bAmmNel1 chromosome 12, bAmmNel1.pri, whole genome shotgun sequence genome containing:
- the HELZ2 gene encoding helicase with zinc finger domain 2 — protein: MPTANGPKVPLGSLLQQLELLLVCSKCSVKENEITYHPQEVEHKCMYEILLARCRSRRSTAWRKVSRRPGFPNPARYAVCRYYVMGLGCSRHKNQCTFAWSAEEAMVWNFEREHQLERRWLKAAVLQAQLGGHPAATPHLTASAASEITSEFGGQFQEICKQCFFGCPQRITAGGCGWLCESHRTWDPLLVHAVLDSQKKQQYTAIRPCPEFIEKLSYCRFVSRGQPCRHGPQRCQYAHSDVEMAVWEAERERGLQRSDLLPSVGTGSTSGKPAAPEPVYFYCHVCLVTCSSQESFENHCSSIEHVQMLSADSSMQWVHRAPPLGLTKFSQCSRAEVCEMGNSCTKAHSKEELQEWIQRVKVSVKKKKQALKDGLLSYQDRLLAEYRKCSNEVLIMAEHVEGVKVVCEQPLHIQLEDRKKKYQWHFKVHSKMHLQHVALLKRDPGINFCFSGNGLSRGLQYLRGDHVATVSSSPRVAQVEVSVESCILGIFEQWVVFDFGQRPVLMQKLRVRVGRQEAPQHVPSTRESARPVNFVRWDRGNRIIVPSMPRTAEDMELLAKYKPPALALDYQSESREVVPITRLNYRERMHRFLFHEEEAEQALIAKLNLRVLISLTPMLQSLSMGAKFALSGELFAEVPTPYNLSPDTDEGYLLSRSVPTAFLALDPPVDNRVYEVFVEHKATTEKTIWLQIPSRCCLELNFKADTSHKVEIQFQIDQLLFRQWHQAVDSLLDEKLVLPDVASCSIPYSLGSPQRGNSKQKQAISFITGQPTTSRQVPPLLIYGPFGTGKTFTLAMATLEILRQPNTRVLICTHTNSAADIYIREYFHSYVTSGNPWAVPLRIMYTDRPVSTMDPITQMYCCLSPDQRSFRRPTPAEIDKHRIIITTSMLSKDLKVRPGYFTHIMIDEAAQMLECEALVPLSYATFKTRIVLAGDHMQITPKLFCVGGGQSADHTLLNRLFQFYQKETHEVAKKSRIIFNENYRSTAGIIEFISKHFYVGKGNAIHASGNIPPHPEIYPLVFCHVSGVAERDISMISWQNISEIMQVVEKVKEIYQRWPDEWGVRDLKKICVVSHGTQVSATRQELRKKQLQEVVVENYENLPGREFRVIIISTVHTSESLRISASHHLEFFNEARVLNTIMTRAQSLVAVVGDAVALCSHGQCSKVWKRFIQQCIDKGSIFPESLTMAHIKQAACDKESWSRSLEGEKDDSDAESSSSDYDSMNADDPILQELLDESKNMLVTVSDEGLLNVKAEASKQWKDKREYVSFSSQMMQQYQHMHPQMYKRCELIKEAFDRASAFTLNDSPAMNIQIKGRVNCGTAFTGDEVLVEILQNSTGDGSSHRPQGRVVGILKRAEREPTFICMMDEFDPRVMIPIDPTVTKIFVPGLKEKPNVIPIRRFVKGQYRVVSCEKISQEMRRCQFFCVQVISWREGFYYPLGIITEVLQAALTLEEGLKILALEYGLEKKYPAAVTKESAKYTSNNNINLTKEARKDCRNYMTFTIDPEGARDLDDAISVRDLGRHYEIGIHIADVAGIIPKGSALDLEAKKRGVTFYAPKQEPLCMFPPKISQDVCSLLPQKDRRVISLFVTVEKETDQMLKGIFTISVIRSDRQLSYEEAELCIKNCYRGSAKALCFDTLEDCIAVAYHFSRIHRKSRLQEDCFYDRLDEESSPGNRGSHQMIEELMIMFNSFVAEFLTNQEVTRNVTPLRCQCEPSLAQLSHMKNKYSHIIPLSIHLLHHLGEMPPAQDSPKNVEFSLLGPIWEHLQSAANARDFQKMLDLVVTDDIHPKLAPVVLEFRRLLSRSYFCRSNSTVQSKAGHYSLHVDSYTWASSPIRRYMDVVVQRHLHSVLRKKPLIYSADDIEFLCHDFNRKNSQALTYEKRAHSLQMASQLKDQVLQKIAFVVDIEEMSRFFKALFPLNNESLPDPQRISYRSLQLIEQPVFIQQRSSIRLAWKRRMYSAETKEQSLREGPLCDKSVTLFRTQTWQEVLMAIRNEEFDRAASLLRQSKELYHRHIGWVRKSSCSHYMELSLELSAGDALWFQLTTDISRGFLVPFVQLWCVTPGFEVCLQHMEKPIDCFSAYATLQSKDKYKSATEYNKVWMPMSAMESASCAVAENDSIVLHDIKIKWANQRTSKGQLQGSFVVNKKWLEDCSIEVDFFHCYLCIRLGGLKLPKSPQSDEESLSHGLQNLSLLDNGKSENKLVVDPDTYTWVAHGVTEEFNDDEKLDRTGHQTVNFYIHYMSMETIPVEISQDSARFTVELIPKMLPDIRKEKAIWRLKYASDLATSIALGLEPPQKLTKSKILQQKSFDIPGSNWKLNKSQNQAVLDALRKSFMLIQGPPGTGKTVVGTHIVYWFHKLNEESVEKDQTQCLEDKKDKKRKCILYCGPSNKSVDVVAEMLLKMKKLKPLRVYGEAIETMEFPYPGSNRNISRKSLRDAKPKHELSEIILHHRIRRAPSPFWQRIRHFDARVKNGEEITEEETKEYKVWLAQGRSYQLACHDVILCTCSVSSASALENLNVKQIIIDECAMSTEPETLIPLVCHGRAEKVVLLGDHKQLRPVVNNDVCKTLGMETSLFERYQEQAWMLDTQYRMHKSICEFPSQEFYENRLRTCPQLTRKPSMLHHRDNNCCPIIFGHVEGKEHSLMISTEEGNENSKANLEEVAQAVRIAKQLTLDGTIRPDSIAILSPYSAQVSEINKSLKREGIRGVTVCTITKSQGSEWKYVILSTVRSCPRSEIDRKPTKSWQKKYLGFVTDPNQVNVGITRAQEGLCIIGNRYLLECNPLWKRLVQHYYHHNSCTTAQEIRVRRTPALSR